One genomic window of Nakamurella panacisegetis includes the following:
- the mraY gene encoding phospho-N-acetylmuramoyl-pentapeptide-transferase produces MKSILIAAVVGLVVSILLTPYLIKVFSRQGFGQEIRDDGPQTHLKKRGTPTMGGTAIIIAMWAGYLVSIGIQRATGGAGPTASAWLLLYLTTGLGFVGMLDDYIKIRKQRSLGLNKRAKLVGQTFIAVSFAVLALLFKNADGVAPASVHLSYARDLKFITFGAIGFVIFAILVIAAWSNAVNFTDGLDGLAAGSSVMVVGTYVFICFYEFRNSCSIDLAGAAANGCYDVRDPLDLAVVAGAALGGCVGFLWWNAHPARIFMGDSGSLALGGLIAGLSILSKTELLTVVIAGLAVVEMLSVVLQIAVYKTRKVRIFKMAPFHHHFEVGGWTETTVMVRFWLLAAMSAALGAALFYAEWLTRTGG; encoded by the coding sequence GGGTTGGTGGTCTCCATTCTCCTGACGCCCTATCTGATCAAGGTCTTCTCCCGGCAGGGCTTCGGCCAGGAGATCCGCGACGACGGCCCGCAGACGCACCTGAAGAAGCGGGGCACCCCGACCATGGGTGGCACCGCGATCATCATCGCGATGTGGGCCGGTTATCTGGTGTCGATCGGCATCCAGCGGGCGACCGGCGGCGCAGGCCCGACGGCGTCGGCCTGGCTGCTGCTCTACCTGACCACCGGACTCGGGTTCGTCGGGATGCTGGACGACTACATCAAGATCCGCAAGCAACGCAGCCTGGGTCTGAACAAGCGGGCCAAGCTGGTCGGCCAGACGTTCATCGCGGTGTCGTTCGCGGTGCTGGCCCTGCTGTTCAAGAACGCCGACGGCGTCGCACCCGCCTCGGTGCACCTGTCGTACGCCCGGGATCTGAAGTTCATCACCTTCGGCGCCATCGGATTCGTCATCTTCGCCATCCTGGTCATCGCCGCCTGGTCCAACGCGGTCAACTTCACCGACGGTCTCGACGGGCTGGCCGCCGGTTCGTCGGTCATGGTGGTCGGGACCTACGTGTTCATCTGCTTCTACGAATTCCGCAACTCCTGTTCGATCGACCTGGCCGGGGCCGCCGCCAACGGTTGCTACGACGTACGCGATCCGCTCGACCTGGCCGTGGTGGCAGGGGCCGCTCTCGGCGGCTGTGTCGGCTTCCTCTGGTGGAATGCGCACCCGGCCCGGATCTTCATGGGTGACTCAGGGTCGTTGGCCCTCGGTGGCCTCATCGCCGGCCTGTCGATCCTGTCCAAGACGGAGCTGCTGACCGTCGTCATCGCCGGTCTGGCCGTGGTGGAGATGCTGTCGGTGGTGCTCCAGATCGCGGTCTACAAGACCCGCAAGGTCCGGATCTTCAAGATGGCCCCGTTCCATCACCATTTCGAGGTCGGCGGCTGGACCGAGACCACCGTCATGGTCCGGTTCTGGCTGCTCGCCGCCATGTCGGCGGCCCTCGGCGCGGCCCTGTTCTACGCGGAATGGCTGACCAGAACCGGTGGCTGA
- the ftsW gene encoding putative lipid II flippase FtsW, giving the protein MTAANPASKPIRPSVLATVRRAAKDWLDRPMTSWHLITAIFFLLLGFGLLMVLSASSIASYKDNGGSSFATFENQAVFAAIGLIGFVVAARISTRVLRTFSFPMVAVSILLLAAVLVVGRTVGGARSWISLGPVQFQPSEVAKLALLIWMGHVLAARRNTLRSLRALLIPVLPVFVCMVGLIMLEPDLGTTVSLGIVFIAVLWFAGAPWWMFATLSGGAIALVVYLANSAGYRSARVVAWLHPSTASDASTFQIKQSLYGLAHGHIFGAGLGQSISKTGWLPNADSDFIFAIIGEELGLIGAGLLLVLYGMLAYTGLRIARRNTDPFIKIVAAAATVWLVGQAAINVGYVVGLLPVTGIPLPMISRGGTSLVITMVVFGLLANFARREPQAAAALHSQGPGRMARFLGIGVTGPKPSKPRKAPKPAKARPERKVHPAAARSRKAGGGTPAREAGRRYSPSATAARRATGGVDRYDDERSDRTGGRRPAERRAAAAPVRSRTSEPRRRPAPEPQVRDFEGRAFVDRSPARRVDPRAGRRAEPARRDERGDGRRGRTVRP; this is encoded by the coding sequence GTGACCGCGGCCAACCCCGCGTCCAAGCCGATCCGGCCGTCGGTGCTCGCCACGGTCCGTCGCGCGGCCAAGGACTGGCTCGACCGACCCATGACCTCGTGGCATCTGATCACGGCCATCTTCTTCCTGCTGCTCGGTTTCGGTCTGCTGATGGTGCTGTCGGCCAGTTCGATCGCCTCGTACAAGGACAACGGCGGGTCGTCCTTCGCCACCTTTGAGAACCAGGCGGTGTTCGCCGCGATCGGCCTGATCGGATTCGTGGTCGCCGCCCGCATTTCCACCCGGGTCCTGCGCACCTTCTCCTTCCCGATGGTCGCCGTGTCGATCCTGCTGCTCGCCGCGGTGCTGGTGGTCGGCCGGACGGTCGGCGGGGCCAGGAGCTGGATCTCCCTCGGGCCGGTGCAGTTCCAGCCGAGCGAGGTGGCCAAGCTGGCCCTACTGATCTGGATGGGGCACGTCCTCGCCGCCCGGCGGAACACCCTGCGATCGCTGCGCGCCCTGCTGATTCCGGTGCTGCCGGTGTTCGTGTGCATGGTCGGCCTGATCATGCTGGAACCGGACCTGGGCACCACGGTCAGCCTCGGGATCGTCTTCATCGCCGTGCTCTGGTTCGCCGGGGCCCCGTGGTGGATGTTCGCCACGCTCAGCGGAGGCGCCATCGCCCTGGTCGTCTACCTCGCGAACTCGGCCGGCTACCGATCGGCCCGGGTCGTGGCGTGGCTGCACCCGTCGACCGCCTCGGATGCCTCGACGTTTCAGATCAAGCAGAGCCTGTACGGCTTGGCCCACGGGCACATCTTCGGCGCCGGGCTCGGTCAGTCGATCTCCAAGACCGGCTGGCTGCCCAACGCCGACTCCGACTTCATCTTCGCGATCATCGGCGAGGAACTGGGCCTGATCGGCGCCGGGCTGCTGCTCGTGCTGTACGGCATGCTGGCCTACACGGGCCTGCGGATCGCCCGCCGCAACACCGATCCGTTCATCAAGATCGTGGCCGCCGCGGCCACGGTGTGGCTGGTCGGCCAGGCCGCGATCAATGTCGGCTACGTCGTCGGCCTGCTGCCGGTGACCGGCATCCCGCTGCCGATGATCTCCCGCGGCGGGACGTCCTTGGTCATCACCATGGTGGTATTCGGACTGCTGGCCAACTTCGCCCGTCGGGAACCGCAGGCCGCGGCCGCGCTGCACTCGCAGGGACCGGGTCGGATGGCCCGTTTCCTCGGTATCGGCGTCACCGGTCCCAAGCCCTCGAAACCGCGAAAGGCACCCAAGCCGGCCAAGGCCCGCCCGGAGCGCAAGGTCCACCCGGCGGCCGCCCGCTCCCGCAAGGCCGGCGGTGGAACGCCGGCCCGCGAGGCCGGGCGGCGGTACTCGCCGTCGGCCACGGCGGCCCGGAGGGCCACGGGCGGAGTCGACCGGTACGACGACGAACGTTCCGACCGCACGGGCGGGCGCCGTCCGGCCGAACGGCGGGCGGCCGCCGCACCGGTCCGCAGCCGCACATCCGAACCCCGCCGTCGGCCGGCTCCCGAACCTCAGGTCCGGGACTTCGAGGGCCGTGCCTTCGTCGATCGCAGTCCGGCCCGACGGGTCGATCCGCGAGCCGGACGGCGGGCCGAGCCGGCCCGACGGGACGAGCGGGGCGACGGCCGCCGCGGCCGTACGGTACGTCCATGA
- a CDS encoding UDP-N-acetylglucosamine--N-acetylmuramyl-(pentapeptide) pyrophosphoryl-undecaprenol N-acetylglucosamine transferase, with product MLIAGGGTAGHVQPALAVADALVAADPTVRITCLGTAGGLETILVPERGYRLELVPEVKFRRKLNLEALRIPGRLIGTVRAASKVIKKDRIDIVVGFGGYVSLPAYLAARLSLRHRVPVVVHEANARAGIANKIGARLAAVVVAAVPGSCLKGARVVGNPVRRSLSGLDLAALRPEAREYFGLDPDAPTLLVIGGSLGAIKLNDAFSSVAADLGRAGVGVLHAHGRAKPVVLPEPEPGTPAYVATPYLDRMDLAYAAADLIVARSGAITVAEIGALGVPVVYVPLAFGNGEQRLNAVPQAQSGAAVIISEDELTPAAILDRIVPLVKDRSALAAMSAAASTSSTQDADRVIAGIVLDTAHSKDTR from the coding sequence GTGCTGATTGCGGGCGGGGGCACCGCCGGCCACGTGCAACCGGCCCTGGCGGTGGCGGACGCGCTCGTCGCGGCCGACCCGACCGTGCGGATCACCTGTCTGGGCACGGCCGGCGGTCTGGAGACCATCCTGGTCCCGGAACGCGGCTACCGCCTCGAACTCGTCCCCGAGGTCAAGTTCCGGCGCAAGCTCAACCTCGAGGCGTTGCGGATTCCGGGCCGGCTGATCGGCACTGTCCGGGCCGCGTCGAAGGTGATCAAGAAGGACCGCATCGACATCGTCGTCGGGTTCGGCGGTTACGTCTCCCTGCCGGCCTACCTGGCCGCCCGGCTCTCGCTGCGGCACCGGGTGCCGGTGGTGGTCCACGAGGCCAACGCGCGTGCCGGTATCGCCAACAAGATCGGCGCGCGGCTGGCCGCGGTCGTGGTCGCGGCCGTCCCCGGGTCCTGCCTCAAAGGCGCTCGCGTGGTCGGCAATCCGGTGCGTCGGTCGCTGTCCGGGCTGGACCTGGCGGCGCTGCGGCCCGAGGCGCGGGAGTACTTCGGACTGGACCCCGATGCGCCTACCCTGCTGGTCATCGGGGGCTCCCTCGGTGCGATCAAGCTGAACGACGCGTTCTCGTCGGTGGCCGCCGACCTGGGTCGGGCCGGAGTGGGCGTCCTGCACGCACACGGTCGGGCCAAACCGGTGGTGCTGCCCGAGCCGGAACCGGGCACCCCGGCCTACGTGGCCACGCCCTATCTGGACCGAATGGACCTGGCCTACGCAGCCGCGGATCTGATCGTGGCCCGGTCCGGGGCGATCACCGTGGCCGAGATCGGTGCGTTGGGCGTGCCCGTCGTGTACGTGCCGTTGGCGTTCGGCAACGGCGAGCAGCGTCTGAACGCCGTCCCGCAGGCCCAGTCGGGCGCCGCGGTGATCATCTCCGAGGACGAGCTGACCCCGGCCGCGATCCTGGACCGGATCGTCCCGCTGGTGAAGGACCGCTCGGCGCTGGCCGCCATGTCGGCCGCGGCCTCGACCAGTTCGACCCAGGACGCCGACCGGGTGATCGCCGGGATCGTCCTCGATACCGCACACAGCAAGGACACACGGTGA
- the murC gene encoding UDP-N-acetylmuramate--L-alanine ligase: MVGIGGAGMSAIARILADRGLPVSGSDAKGSHVLTGLAQRGVRTAIGHAAGNLDLLPGGPTVLVVSTAIRPSNPEIVEARRRGIPVVQRAVALAALMTGYRSVCVAGTHGKTSTTSMLTVALQAAGLDPSFAIGGELNESGSGAHHGTGDVFVAEADESDGSFLAFAPHGAIITNLEPDHLDHHGTAAAYTEVFRQFVQRVTPGGFLVLCVDDPGTAALQAELAGQPGAPRLITYGFGEGADLRITDHRPAGHGGTAAVQVTGGVDVLLRLNVPGAHMLSNAVAALAAGMALGVPGGTMAAGLSGYTGVRRRFEYKGRADGVSVYDDYAHHPTEVAAQLLAARSVLAAADTPGRLVVVFQPHLYSRTVSFAAEFARALSAADVVVVLDIYGAREDPVPGVSGELITRQITASGDVQVHYLPSLATVPSVVGDLTRPGDLVITMGAGDVTMLGPQLLEYLEHR; the protein is encoded by the coding sequence ATGGTCGGCATCGGCGGGGCCGGGATGAGCGCCATCGCCCGCATCCTGGCCGATCGCGGACTGCCGGTGTCCGGCTCCGACGCCAAGGGTTCGCACGTGCTGACCGGACTGGCCCAGCGTGGCGTGCGCACCGCGATCGGTCACGCGGCGGGGAATCTCGACCTGCTGCCCGGGGGGCCGACCGTGCTCGTCGTGTCCACCGCGATCCGTCCGTCCAACCCGGAGATCGTCGAGGCCCGCCGCCGCGGCATCCCCGTCGTCCAGCGCGCGGTCGCGCTGGCCGCGCTGATGACCGGGTACCGCAGCGTGTGCGTGGCCGGCACCCACGGGAAGACCTCGACCACGTCGATGCTCACGGTGGCCCTGCAGGCGGCCGGTCTCGACCCGTCGTTCGCCATCGGTGGTGAACTGAACGAGTCCGGCTCCGGGGCCCATCACGGAACCGGTGACGTGTTCGTCGCCGAGGCCGACGAGTCCGACGGCTCCTTCCTGGCGTTCGCGCCACACGGTGCCATCATCACCAATCTGGAACCGGATCATCTCGACCACCACGGCACGGCCGCGGCCTACACCGAGGTCTTCCGGCAGTTCGTGCAGCGCGTGACGCCCGGCGGTTTCCTGGTGCTGTGTGTTGACGATCCGGGCACGGCGGCGCTGCAGGCCGAACTGGCCGGCCAACCGGGCGCGCCCCGGCTGATCACCTACGGTTTCGGCGAAGGCGCCGACCTCCGCATCACCGACCACCGTCCGGCGGGACACGGCGGCACGGCGGCCGTGCAGGTCACCGGCGGTGTCGATGTGCTGCTGCGACTGAACGTGCCCGGCGCCCACATGCTGTCCAACGCGGTCGCCGCACTGGCCGCGGGCATGGCCCTCGGGGTGCCCGGCGGCACCATGGCGGCCGGCCTGTCCGGATACACCGGTGTCCGCCGCCGTTTCGAGTACAAGGGCCGGGCCGACGGTGTTTCGGTGTACGACGACTACGCGCACCACCCGACCGAGGTGGCGGCCCAGCTGCTGGCCGCTCGTTCCGTCCTCGCCGCCGCCGATACCCCGGGTCGCCTGGTCGTGGTGTTCCAGCCCCACCTGTACTCGCGCACCGTCAGCTTCGCCGCCGAGTTCGCCCGGGCCCTCTCGGCGGCCGACGTGGTCGTCGTGCTCGACATCTACGGTGCCCGGGAGGACCCGGTGCCCGGGGTCAGTGGCGAGCTGATCACACGGCAGATCACGGCGTCTGGCGATGTCCAGGTCCACTACCTGCCCTCGCTGGCCACCGTGCCGTCGGTCGTGGGTGACCTGACGCGACCGGGTGACCTGGTGATCACGATGGGCGCCGGCGACGTCACCATGCTCGGCCCGCAGCTGCTGGAATACCTGGAGCACCGATGA
- a CDS encoding cell division protein FtsQ/DivIB — MTMTQTPVRPTARTLTTRPPRRTWPYWLAAFVLMAIVGAGAYVVYRTPVFGLQQLEVAAGGGDLSGDVSDEVRAAAGIAEGTPLINIDLDAARRRVLAVPEVATATVARHWPNAVVITVTQRVPVAVTKANGSMWLLDHDGDPYIRVSAANVPAGLLTLQLATPGAGDAATVAALSVAAELKAQVKPLVASISARSAYDVQLLLKDGRTVLWGSPDDGAKKMQILPAALQQPGKTYDVSDPDILTISH, encoded by the coding sequence ATGACCATGACGCAGACGCCGGTCCGGCCGACGGCCCGTACGCTCACCACCCGGCCTCCCAGGCGGACCTGGCCCTACTGGCTGGCCGCGTTCGTCCTGATGGCGATCGTCGGTGCCGGCGCGTACGTCGTCTATCGGACGCCGGTGTTCGGGCTGCAGCAGCTGGAGGTGGCGGCCGGCGGCGGCGACCTCAGTGGTGACGTCTCCGACGAGGTCAGGGCAGCGGCCGGTATCGCCGAAGGAACACCACTGATCAACATCGATCTGGACGCGGCACGTCGCCGCGTCCTGGCCGTGCCCGAGGTCGCCACGGCCACGGTCGCCCGGCACTGGCCCAACGCCGTGGTGATCACCGTGACCCAGCGCGTCCCGGTCGCCGTCACCAAGGCCAACGGCTCGATGTGGTTGCTCGATCACGACGGCGATCCCTACATCAGGGTCTCCGCCGCGAACGTCCCGGCCGGATTGCTGACCCTCCAGCTGGCCACCCCCGGAGCCGGAGACGCGGCCACCGTTGCCGCCCTCTCCGTCGCCGCCGAGCTGAAGGCGCAGGTCAAGCCGCTGGTCGCCTCGATCAGCGCGCGATCCGCGTACGACGTGCAACTGCTGCTCAAGGACGGGCGCACCGTCCTCTGGGGGAGCCCGGACGACGGGGCCAAGAAGATGCAGATCCTCCCGGCCGCCCTGCAACAGCCGGGCAAGACCTATGACGTGTCGGACCCGGACATCCTGACCATCAGCCACTGA
- a CDS encoding sulfite exporter TauE/SafE family protein, with product MTSVLGSAAMLLAAGFGAGITGSTAGLASLISYPALLALGLPPVTANVTNTVALIGSSVGSVSGSRSELRGQGPDIRRWIGIAIIGGALGATLLLTTPPGVFQHLVPYLVAGASVLLLASPSLRAIRAKRSKETAALEHSGPLVPVTLFFTCLYGGYFGAAAGVMILALLLLGTDKSLPAANAVKNLLLGVANAVAAVGFAVFADVRWAAVVPLGIGCVLGGRIGPAIVRRVPPTLMRTVIAVAGFALAVKLWLD from the coding sequence GTGACGTCCGTACTCGGCAGTGCCGCCATGCTCCTGGCGGCCGGGTTCGGCGCCGGGATCACCGGTTCGACCGCCGGGCTGGCCTCCCTGATCTCCTACCCCGCCCTGCTGGCCCTGGGGCTGCCGCCGGTGACGGCGAACGTCACCAACACGGTCGCCCTGATCGGCAGTTCCGTCGGCTCGGTGTCCGGGTCGCGATCCGAACTGCGGGGACAGGGGCCGGACATCCGTCGTTGGATCGGCATCGCGATCATCGGGGGCGCCCTCGGCGCCACCTTGCTGCTGACCACACCGCCCGGGGTGTTCCAGCATCTGGTGCCGTATCTGGTGGCGGGCGCTTCGGTCCTGTTGCTCGCCAGCCCGTCGTTGCGGGCCATCCGGGCCAAGCGTTCGAAAGAGACAGCAGCGCTTGAACATTCGGGCCCACTCGTGCCGGTGACGTTGTTCTTCACCTGTCTGTACGGCGGCTATTTCGGCGCCGCGGCCGGTGTGATGATCCTGGCCCTTCTGCTGCTGGGCACCGACAAGTCGCTGCCGGCAGCCAACGCGGTGAAGAATCTGCTGCTGGGCGTGGCCAACGCGGTCGCCGCCGTGGGCTTCGCCGTCTTCGCCGACGTCCGCTGGGCGGCGGTGGTGCCGCTGGGCATCGGTTGCGTGCTCGGTGGTCGGATCGGCCCGGCCATCGTCCGCCGGGTCCCGCCGACGCTGATGCGGACCGTCATCGCGGTGGCCGGCTTCGCACTGGCGGTGAAGCTCTGGCTGGACTGA
- the ftsZ gene encoding cell division protein FtsZ, producing MTPPHNYLAVIKVVGIGGGGVNAVNRMIEVGLRGVEFIAINTDAQALLMSDADVKLDVGRELTRGLGAGANPEVGRKAAEDHREEIEEVLKGADMVFVTAGEGGGTGTGGAPVVASIARKLGALTIGVVTRPFAFEGRRRGGQAETGIQDLRNECDTLIVIPNDRLLQLGDLGVSLMDAFRSADEVLLNGVQGITDLITTPGLINVDFADVKSVMAGAGTALMGIGSARGEGRAVQAAGKAISSPLLEASMDGAHGVLLSIAGGSDLGLFEINEAASLVQEAAHEDANIIFGTVIDDSLGDEVRVTVIAAGFDSTPSITTPDRRPARNLADAAAGEIRHAPAVEAPAPPPTYQQPVQQAPYVPATPAAAPPAPHSGYGAPRQVRPIDDEDDVDVPPFMKR from the coding sequence ATGACGCCACCGCACAACTACCTCGCCGTGATCAAGGTCGTCGGCATCGGCGGCGGCGGCGTCAACGCGGTCAACCGGATGATCGAGGTCGGCCTCCGCGGGGTCGAGTTCATCGCGATCAACACGGATGCCCAGGCGCTGCTGATGAGCGACGCCGACGTCAAACTCGATGTCGGCCGCGAACTCACCCGCGGCCTCGGCGCCGGGGCCAACCCGGAGGTCGGCCGCAAGGCGGCCGAGGATCACCGCGAGGAAATCGAGGAGGTCCTCAAGGGGGCCGACATGGTCTTCGTGACGGCCGGCGAAGGTGGTGGCACCGGGACCGGCGGCGCGCCCGTCGTGGCGTCGATCGCCCGCAAGCTGGGTGCCCTGACCATCGGTGTGGTGACCCGTCCGTTCGCGTTCGAGGGACGGCGCCGCGGCGGTCAGGCCGAGACCGGCATCCAGGACCTGCGCAACGAGTGCGACACCCTGATCGTCATTCCGAACGATCGGCTGCTGCAGCTCGGCGACCTCGGCGTCTCGTTGATGGACGCGTTCCGCAGTGCCGACGAGGTGCTGCTCAACGGTGTTCAGGGCATCACCGACCTGATCACCACTCCGGGTCTGATCAACGTCGACTTCGCCGACGTGAAGTCGGTCATGGCCGGGGCCGGTACCGCCCTGATGGGTATCGGCTCGGCCCGCGGGGAGGGCCGTGCGGTCCAGGCCGCCGGCAAGGCGATCAGTTCCCCGCTGCTGGAGGCGTCCATGGACGGCGCCCACGGTGTGCTGCTGTCGATCGCCGGCGGATCCGACCTCGGGTTGTTCGAGATCAACGAGGCGGCGTCCCTGGTGCAGGAGGCGGCCCACGAGGACGCCAACATCATCTTCGGGACCGTCATCGACGACTCGCTGGGCGACGAGGTGCGGGTCACCGTCATTGCCGCCGGGTTCGACTCGACCCCGTCGATCACCACCCCGGACCGTCGCCCGGCCCGCAATCTGGCCGACGCCGCGGCCGGCGAGATCCGTCATGCACCCGCGGTCGAGGCGCCCGCGCCGCCGCCGACGTACCAGCAGCCGGTGCAGCAGGCGCCGTACGTCCCGGCCACGCCGGCCGCCGCTCCGCCGGCCCCGCACAGCGGTTACGGCGCGCCTCGTCAGGTCCGCCCGATCGACGACGAGGACGATGTCGACGTGCCCCCGTTCATGAAGCGCTGA
- a CDS encoding cell division protein SepF: MGSWRKVGAFLGLVPDEGHHYEGDDYEAAGYEGSQYDDGYDSPRDRSGSYAGSSYSRDADAGYSDGYADRKSDHPAESYRSEAPEPVSSRPVSSSRRPFASEPVTQGALAMKADQRRDADSSTASRPASVKLTGFGEARIVGEKYRDGQSVILDMTGMSDSDARRLVDFSAGLAFSLRGSIEKVAPKVFMLLPAEADIAGGSATALEDARAYVGGYAGR; encoded by the coding sequence ATGGGATCGTGGCGCAAGGTCGGGGCCTTCCTCGGACTCGTTCCGGACGAGGGTCACCACTACGAGGGTGACGACTACGAGGCCGCCGGGTACGAAGGCAGCCAGTACGACGATGGGTACGACTCGCCGCGCGACCGCAGCGGCAGCTACGCCGGCAGCTCCTATTCCCGGGACGCCGACGCCGGTTACTCCGACGGCTACGCCGACCGGAAGTCCGATCACCCGGCGGAGAGCTACCGCAGCGAGGCCCCCGAACCGGTGTCGTCCCGTCCGGTGAGCTCCTCGCGCCGCCCCTTCGCCTCCGAGCCGGTCACCCAGGGAGCACTCGCCATGAAGGCTGACCAGCGGCGTGACGCCGACAGCAGCACCGCCTCCCGGCCGGCCAGCGTCAAGCTGACCGGTTTCGGCGAAGCGCGCATCGTCGGCGAGAAGTACCGCGACGGCCAGTCGGTGATCCTGGACATGACCGGTATGTCCGACTCCGACGCTCGTCGACTGGTGGACTTCTCGGCCGGTCTGGCCTTCTCCCTGCGGGGATCGATCGAGAAGGTTGCGCCCAAGGTCTTCATGTTGCTGCCGGCCGAAGCGGACATCGCCGGCGGGAGCGCAACCGCTCTGGAGGATGCTCGTGCGTACGTCGGCGGTTACGCCGGACGCTGA
- a CDS encoding YggT family protein: MNIVWQVVYLLLWIFRLLLIGRIVIEIVRMFAKTWRPVGRPAASMEILYASTDPPVKLFRRVIPMVRLGGVGFDLSIYVLFIVVWILMAVTQNLAYASA; the protein is encoded by the coding sequence GTGAACATCGTCTGGCAGGTCGTGTACCTGTTGCTCTGGATCTTCCGGTTGCTGTTGATCGGTCGCATTGTCATCGAGATCGTCCGGATGTTCGCCAAGACCTGGCGCCCGGTGGGGCGCCCAGCGGCGTCGATGGAGATTCTGTACGCCAGTACCGACCCTCCGGTGAAGCTGTTTCGTCGGGTGATCCCGATGGTGCGGCTCGGCGGGGTAGGGTTCGACCTCAGCATTTATGTTTTGTTCATTGTCGTCTGGATCCTGATGGCCGTGACCCAGAACCTGGCCTACGCCAGCGCCTGA
- the wag31 gene encoding DivIVA-like cell division protein Wag31 encodes MRLTPADVHNVAFKKPSIGKRGYDEDEVDAFLDLVEAELSRLIEENNELTQRLAAAQASGFAAGAPAEQAPYQQPEAVQQYVEQAPVEAEHDHEAAEAPAPVAEAPAPVVAAEPGPAVHHMQAAKLLGIAQETAERLTNEAAADAEAQRAAAKAESEKLVSDAQAEANRLLSEAQNKSEGMVNEATAKAEALERDSRIRADAMDREAQGKYSQVMGQLTEQRTTLEKKIDDLRVYEREYRSRLKSWITDQLSQLDEGGVAANSEPATQGAE; translated from the coding sequence ATGCGGCTCACGCCAGCCGACGTCCACAACGTCGCGTTCAAGAAGCCATCGATCGGTAAACGGGGGTATGACGAAGACGAAGTCGATGCCTTCCTCGACCTGGTCGAAGCGGAGCTCAGCCGCCTCATCGAGGAGAACAACGAGCTGACGCAGCGGCTGGCCGCGGCCCAGGCCAGCGGTTTCGCGGCCGGGGCCCCGGCCGAGCAGGCGCCGTACCAGCAGCCCGAGGCTGTGCAGCAGTACGTCGAGCAGGCCCCGGTCGAGGCCGAGCACGACCACGAGGCAGCCGAGGCTCCGGCCCCGGTCGCTGAGGCGCCCGCCCCGGTCGTCGCGGCGGAGCCCGGCCCGGCTGTGCATCACATGCAGGCGGCCAAGCTTCTCGGTATCGCCCAGGAGACGGCCGAGCGGCTGACCAACGAAGCGGCCGCCGACGCCGAAGCCCAGCGGGCAGCGGCCAAGGCCGAGTCCGAGAAGCTGGTCTCCGATGCCCAGGCCGAGGCGAACCGGCTGTTGTCCGAGGCGCAGAACAAGTCCGAGGGCATGGTCAACGAGGCCACGGCCAAGGCCGAGGCCCTCGAGCGGGACAGCCGGATCCGCGCCGACGCCATGGACCGCGAGGCCCAGGGCAAGTACTCGCAGGTCATGGGTCAGCTGACCGAGCAGCGCACCACGCTCGAGAAGAAGATCGACGATCTGCGGGTGTACGAGCGGGAGTACCGCAGCCGCCTGAAGAGCTGGATCACCGACCAGCTCTCCCAGCTGGACGAGGGTGGCGTCGCCGCCAACTCCGAGCCGGCCACCCAGGGCGCCGAGTGA